The genomic stretch GGTCAGGAGTACTATGAATATAACACTTCCAATTTCGGCGGAAGCCGCAGCAAAGTCATCATGGATGGATTCTATGAGCCCGACGCAGCTTCCTCTTTAGGTGATTTTGGCGGAAACAGCGACCAATACAAGCTGTTAAGTTTCTTTGGAAGTGCTGAATACTCGTACGATCAAAAATACTTCTTATCGGCTTCTGTCCGTTCTGACGGTTCTTCCCGTTTCCATCCGGATCATCGTTGGGGTACTTTCTGGTCAATAGGCGCATCTTGGAAAATTATGCAGGAAGAGTTTATGAAGGACACATCAGACTGGCTATCTAATTTATCATTGCGTGCCAGCTACGGAGCGCAAGGTAATGACCAGGTAGGTTATTATGCGTATCAGGCGCTCTATTCCATACGTAATAACCTCGGTGAATCCGGTTTGCATGCTTATCGTCTGGCAACTCCTAATTTATCATGGGAAACCAATCTAAATACTAATATCGGCTTGGATTTTGGTTTCTGGAACAATCGCCTAAGTGGTACAATCGAATACTTTGAACGTCGTTCCAAAGATTTATTATTCTCTAAAGACTTAGTTCCATCTTCAGGTTTCTCAAGTATGGACGAAAATATTGGTGCCATCAAAAATTATGGATGGGAATTCCAAATCTCAGGATATCCTATCATGACTAAAGATTGGAAATGGAAACTTTCTTTTAATGCTACTACCTATAAAAACAAAATAACCTCATTACCTGCCGAAGAAATGTGGAGTGGCAACAAGAAATGGGTAAAAGGAGGATCGTTATATGACTTCTATTTAGTAGAATGGGCTGGTGTCAATCCTGAAAATGGTAATCCCATGTGGTATCGTTACAATACCAACGGAGAAAAAGTAACCACAGAAGACTATTCATCAACCACACCGGACGACAAAGTAAAATGTGGCAATTCACTACCAGACTGGACTGGCGGTCTTCAATCAGATCTTTCATTCAAAGATTTTACATTATCATTCTTATTCTCTTATTCCATTGGTGGTAAAATCTATAATGGGGATAAAGTTTCATTGATGAGCCAAGGACCTACAGGTACCAGTTGGAGCGTAGATATGTTAGACCGTTGGACTCCTGAAAATCCCTATACCGATGTACCACGTCTGACTACTTCTCCCAAAAGCTCATGGACAAACTCTTCAAATCGGTTCTTAGTTGACCGTTCATACTTACGTCTGAAGAATATTACATTCTCTTACAATCTGCCGAAGTCATTGCTGAACACATTGACACTGAAAGATGCAAGCATATTTTTTCAAGCAGAAAATATGCTGACATTAGCCAAACAACAAGGTCTAGACCCAGAGCAAACTTTCGGAGGCTCTACTTACTATCGTTATCCGGCAATGAAAACTATTTCATTCGGTATCAATGTGAAACTTTAATACAGAAAGAAGAATATGAAAACTATTTTTAAATATATATTTTCAGTCGCACTGGGAAGTATAATGCTCACTTCCTGCGATTTGGATACAATTCCTACAACTTATGTAGATGCCGGTTCTGTTTTCGGTAAAACAGGAGATGCCGAAAAAGTACTTAATGGTGGTTGGAACTACCTGATGGAAACTTTCAATTCTTACGCCAACCCTGGCTATGGAGCAATGTTACGTGCAAATGATGCAATGGGTTCTGACGTAGTACTAAACACCAAATATGGTTTTAGAGCACACAATGAATTTACCGCTATTTATGGAAGGTATTAAGGAACAAGTGAACACCATTGCAAATCGTTATAACAAATGGTTATACTTGTTACATAATATATTATTTGCTACTTGTTACCGCAACAATGTTTATATTTCTTTCCACTTCCACATGGGCATGGATCATTTCTTCCGGGTATCTTATCTTTTACAACGTTTACTCCCTCTTTCATACCTCGTACAAAATCAATTGTTTGAATAGATGGGGTACGGAATGACATTGTAGTATGTTTATTATAATTTGTAATGCTAAAATCCCCTGTAGTAATAATATCCATTCCTATAAGCATTCCAATATCTTTATTAGAAGATAATTCTTCACATTCTGTTACTACTACGTCTAAAGTTATATTGTTATTATTAAGAGTTATGTTTATAAAATATGAATTTACCTCTTTTGCTCCATGAACACCATTTACAATTGTTCTTCCAGTAGGTACTAATCCTAACTGGCAAGCTGATGATCTTGTGATAACAGAATTTGTTGCACCTGTATCCCATATTCCGTTAGTTTTAATATATTTACCATCAAATGTGTTTTTTAAAGTAACAGGAGTGACAATAGCATTCAATAAACTTTTTGCTTTAATTGTAAGTGCATTAATTTTCATTTTAGGCAAATATTACTCGTGAATGAAAAGTTTGTGTATATCCGCTTTCTCCTTCTGAACATAATTGTATTATAAATGTTCCTAATTCAAGACCACCATCCAAAGCCTTACTCAAAGCATCTTTAAAAGAATCTCCACAAAATAGTACATTCCGATCTTTTATGACAATATACTTATTAAAATATTCTTTTAATAGCACATCGTGATTTTCTCGAAAGAATTTGAAATCATCGCTTTGCATAATCATATTATTTTTAATTGGTATTTTCTTATACTGCAAAATAACAAAATAATCTCGACAATTATTAAAGTCATTAACATTGTTTATCCATTTTGTTTCCGCAAATATAAAAATATAAATTTACATATCAATGATTAGTAGTTAATATTATATAAATATAACTTAGATTGAGTATGCTTGGAGTTTATTATTTATATTTTTGTTGCAAAATTATAAATCTATTAAATTATGAAGTGGTTATTGTGGATGTCAGTTCTATTTTTTTTATCATGTGGTAAATCATTTGAAAAAGAAGCGGAGCAACATTTGGATAAAATAATTGAAGATACAGCAATTGACCCAGGTTCTATTAAGCTTAGTGATTACGAAGTTATACGTTCCGATGATTCTATTTATTTAACTTCATTTACAATGGAAGGGAAAAATAATATGGGCATGTATAGTTCTAGTGAATTTGGATATATATATGTAAGAAGTGGACAAGAAAGATATTTTTTGTTAGATAAAGCACAAAAAGTGACTCGAATTGTAGATAGTGCCACCAAAATATTTAATGCGGCTAAAAAGGATAGTAGTTTCATTGGAAATTGGAGCATGATATTCATATTTCAAGTGGAATTGTATGGAAGAAAAATTGAACAGGAATAGAAAATAAATAACTAAACAATGGAATTAATTATAATATTAATAATTTTTGTAACTGCATTTATAATAGCAGTTAACACTAGAAAAAAACATGTAAGTATGGAAAACAACGTATCACCTAACAACATCCCATCAGAAGATGGACAGTTTAAACACGAAAACAGATTATCAATGATATCTGGGGTTATATTATTCATTAATATCTTAGGATCTATAGCACTTCTCATTACAGGAATTGTAGAATTAAATTCATACAGATCTAATGGATATGGATGGATTTATATAGTTTCATCTATTGCGGTGCTGTTGTCTTCATTTTTACTTCACTCGTTTTTCATTGTTGTTAAAGAAATATCCATCAATATTAAAAAGAACAACATTTCCCTTACACCCAAAATAAACAATGAAAAGACACACCCTACTCAATCTAATGTGAAAAGCGATCATCCAGATTGCTTAAGCCAGTGGAAATAAAAAGAACGATATAGGCACTGAAATTTCAGTGCCTTTTTTATTTTACCTAAAAACTTTAGGACATATTCTATATTACTACAATATTCTTTTAGAAAAGGTATTCATTTTTTCTTTTCCCCCTTATTCATTGCTTCCAGAATCTTTATCCATGATTCAGGAACTTCCACATCCATGATGTTCCCATCTCCATCTTTTACGATGTATTTATTCTTCTTTTTCTTTTCGTCCTTTGGCTTTTCTTTCTTATTATCCTGCATATCTGTAATCTCCTATATCTAAGTATTGCAAAAGTAATCTAAATCTGTCAGAATCGCTAAGTTTTCTAGTATTAAATCTAAAGACAAATTCATCTACATAGCGTTGCATATATTTTTTGCTTATATGATAATACGTGGCGTATATCCTCTTGAAAACAGACCAAGCGTTTTCTATCGTATTGGTAGTAATCATCACCGTTTCTTTATTCTCATTGTAATAAGTAATACCATAATACTTGTGCCCGTGGTCTACAGATATCTGGTTGTACATTTCGGATACTTCGCCATAGTCCCATCCATCAGTATATATTGTACTTCCTTCTTCAACATATTTTCTTATAATTGGAAGCAGCTTGGATGGACCTGTTCCGCTTACTACTTTGGCAACCAAATCCCCATTTCTGCCTATTAGTCCAAAAACAGGAACTTTGTCTTTAAAACTTCTCCCCTGGCATCTCTCCACTTTTTTATCCTTGTGTCGGTTTGCATTCTTTCCACCTGCAAATGATTCATCAATCTCAACTTCTCCTTCAAGATGGTAATCGTTTTCTCCTGTCATAGCCTTACGAATCTTATGCAACATACGCCATGCGGTCTTTTGAGAAACATCAATATCTCTAGATACCTGATAGGAAGATATGCCTCTTTTCCCTTGAGCAAATAACCACATAACATAGAACCATTTAGTGAAAGGGACCTTACTGTTTGCAAAGCACGTTCCTGTTTTTACTGTGAAATACCTGTTTGTGTTCTTGCATTTATACTTATGATTCTTGCATTTATAAACCTTGGAGGTAGGATCAAATGGAGAAACAACTTTGTCACCCCATTTCCATTGTTCGTACAGGTCATAACAAGCATTTTCATCCTTTACAATCTGTATAAACTCTAGAAAATTCATTGACTTTTTCATACAGCCTCCTTTTCTTTGATTCTTTTGCAATATAACGATAAAAAGTTAAATATGCAAATAAATATAAAGAAAAGATAGACTGTAATATTATGTTATATAAATTTATAAGTTTAAGTTGACACAAGTAGAAAATATATAATTATAACATTTTGTTATAGCTTATTTATCAAGTGTCCATTTATTCCTTAATGCCTTATGGAAAAGGGGGCACAAATACCCTAAGCTGGCTTTTAGCATACCGTGTTATTAATGACTGCAATGGTGTATTAGATAATATTGATGCTGCCGAAGGCACACAAATTGACAGAAATCGAATCAAGGGACAAGCGTTAGCCTTACGTGGTTTTCTATATTTACATCTAGCTTCTTGTTATTCTTTTGCCATTGATAAAGATCCAGAAGCTGTATGTGCACCTATCTATACACAATCAACAGATGAAACAATTGCAGCTGAAGGAAAACCTGCATCAAGTGTCAGTGAAGTATATGCGCAATCTATCAATGATTTAGAAGAAGCATTAGAACTTATTCCCGAAACTTATGTACGTGACGCCAAACACAAAATTGATAATGAAGTTGTCCTAGGTATTCTCTCACGTGCCTGTCTTTATGCTCGTCAATGGGAAAAAGCTAAAACTTACTCAGACAAATTGTTAGCTAAAAACAATTATCTAATGACTGAAAGTGAATATAAAGCTGGATTCAATTCTGTAGACAATAAAGAATGGATTTGGGGGCATGCTCAAACCAACGATCAAAGTAATGCCAGTTATCAGTTTCATTATTTAGATACTACAACTAAAGGATCATACTATTATAGCTTCAATGCAGACCCTTACTTCCGTGATTTGTTCGAAGATGGTGATTATCGTAAAGATATGCTGTTCTGGGCTACAGATCCAGGAGCTGACGTTGAATCAGCAGCCTATGTATGGATGCGTAACTCTAAATTCAGATTCCGCGATATCGAAAACCAACTTGGTGATATCGTATTGATGCGCGTTGCTGAAATTTATTTGATAAATGCAGAGGCAAAAGCACATCTGAATGACCCAGATGCAATTAACAAATTAAATGATTTAAAAACAGCCAGAGGAGCAAAAACTATTAATACAAATCTTTCACAACAGGATCTATTGGAAACAATTTGGTTAGAACGCCGCAAAGAATTATGGGGTGAAGGATTCAGTTTGATAGACATTATCCGTAACCAACAGGCTGTAGTCCGCAAAGCATATCCCGAAGGTCCCATTGACTATATTTACACTGATGAAAACGGACAAACTCACACACTTAAGAAAAAAACTCAAGGACATCGCTTCTTCAATTTTCCCGATAAAAGTGCGTTCTGTCCAAATAGTAAATATTATTTATACAGAATTACAGATGCAGAAGAACTAGCGAATAAGAACCTTTACAAAGATCATCCTAAGCTCTCAATTTATACAGAATAACAGCAAACTCTAACAAAGTGAAAAACCGTAGCAAATGAATTGTTACGGTTTTTTTATTTTTTCCCGGACAGATTAAGGAAAGACATACCTAAACAATCCTATAGAAGAAATTCCTAATCACGTTTTTAATATGACCGGGAGTTTCCTGTTTTATTTCTTTTTCAAATCCTCAGGAGAAACCAATTTATAAAGCTTGTCACTAGGACGTACCTTATCGGGGACTTTAAAGGATACATGTTGACCTTTTCTTACCACATCCACCGGTTTCAAATCCACACGCGCCTCATCCAACGTCAGAAATACCGCTCCTGTAGTAGGTCCTGTAATCAGAAGTTTATCCCCTACTTTCATCTCAGCAGCTTCCACCAGAAACTCTGCAACACCAATATTAGAAAAGTACTTGATTCCCTTACCCACATACACTTTACGCTCAGTAGCCTCCGAACCATAGTTCTTACTCCATTCACCCAAACGCTGTCCTAAATAATACCCATTCCAAAATCCCCGATTGAATACAGTCTTCAGCCGCTCATCCCAAGCCTGCTTCTTCTCCTCGGTAAAAGTACCCTCCAGATAAGAACAAATAGCTTCTTTGTAACATTCCACCACAGTGCGTACATACTCAGGTCCACGGGCACGCCCTTCGATCTTGAAGACACGCACACCAGCCTCTATCATTTCATCCATAAAATGAATAGTTTTCAAATCTTTAGGAGACATGATGTATTTATTGTCCACCTCCAGCTCAATATCACTCTCTTTATCCTTCACATCGTATGCACGGCGACATATCTGCATACAAGCCCCCCGGTTAGCAGAAGCATTCATCTCATGCAAACTGAGATAACACTTGCCCGACACTGCCATACAGAGCGCCCCGTGACAGAACATCTCAATGCGGACCAATTCTCCATTCGGACCTTTAATTTGTTCCTTCTGGATAGTATCATAAATCACTCGCACCTGCTTTAAATTCAATTCACGTGCCAATACCACTACATCAGCAAAGCGAGCATAAAATTTCAATGCTCCGGCATTACTGATATTTAATTGGGTGGAAAGGTGTACTTCCTGCCCCACCTCGCAACAATAAGCCATTACCGCCACATCCGCAGCAATCACGGCACTGATGCCTGCCTCCTTAGCCGCATCGACAATGGTACGCATCAAAGCAATATCTTCATCATAAATAATGGTATTGATTGTAAGGTAGCTCTTGATACCATGTTTATCACAGATCTGTGCTATCTCACGTAAATCATTGACAGTAAATGTACTGGCAGAACGTGCACGCATATTCAGACTCTCAATTCCGAAGTAAATAGAATCCGCACCTGCCTGTATAGCTGCCGCCAGCGACTCACGTGAACCTACAGGAGCCATTATTTCAAAGTCTTTTATAGAAGCTTTCATTATTCTTTTGATTAATATGTGTGCAAAGGTAGGCTTTTTTCCGTATTTTTGCAGCCTGATTTCACCACAGATTACACAGATTCACACAGATTATAAATTAATACTCAAATGAATCTGATTTTTCTGTAACCCAAAGATAAACATACAACAATGAAGATTAGAAATATAGACCTGGACAAATACCCAATTTTCCTAGCCCCGATGGAAGATGTAACGGACCCCGCTTTTCGCCTGATGTGCAAGAAGTTCGGTGCTGATATGGTATATACCGAATTTGTATCAGCAGATGCACTGATACGCTCGGTAGGTAAAACTATGCAGAAGCTGAATATCAACGATGAGGAACGCCCTGTAGCCGTCCAGATTTATGGCAGAGACACGGAAACAATGGTAGAAGCGGCGAAAATAGTGGAAGAGGCGCATCCGGACATCCTGGATATTAATTTTGGCTGTCCTGTAAAACGCGTTGCCGGTAAAGGAGCCGGTGCAGGTATGCTGCAAAATATCCCGCTGATGTTGGAGATTACCCGTGCTGTTGTGGATGCTGTAAAAATTCCCGTTACTGTAAAAACACGTCTAGGTTGGGACAATGAGCATAAAATTATAGTAGATTTGGCAGAACAATTACAAGATTGCGGTATTGAAGCACTGACCATTCATGGACGTACCCGTGCACAAATGTACACTGGTGAAGCGGATTGGAGTTTAATAGGTGAAGTAAAAAAGAATCCCCGTATGCATATACCTATCATTGGAAACGGAGATATAACTACGCCACAACGTGCCAAAGAGTGTTTTGACCTGTATGGAGTGGACGCTATTATGATTGGCCGAGCCAGTTTTGGACGCCCGTGGATATTCAAGGAAATAAAACATTATATAGAAACCGGTAAGGAACTCCCTGCCCTTTCTTTTGAGTGGCGGCTGAATGTACTCCGCCAGGAAGTGTTGGACAGTGTGAATCTGCTTGACGAGCGCCGTGGGATTCTTCATGTACGCCGCCATCTGGCTGCTTCTCCTTTATTTAAAGGCATTCCCAACTTTAAAGAGACACGTATCGCCATGCTCCGTGCCGAAACAGTGAAAGAGCTTTTCAGTATTTTGGATTATATCAGGGGAAATTACGGAATGAATTGTTAATGCTACAATATATTAATGTGCCAATTGGCTGTGCTGTATTCCGCATGGCAATTGGCACATTAACATATTGGCACATTGTAGCATTAACACATTATTTATTCTATTTTACGCAAACCTCTTTTAGGAGAGAAATCAATGTTTTTAGGATTGCCCTTATAAGCCACCTCACCACTACTGGATGCTTTCGCAGTCAGCGAACCGGTCACATAACATTCCACATCACCAGAGGAACTGGCACTAGCAGTTACATTTACCGCCTTCATACCTTTTGCCTTTACATCCCCACTACTACTGGCTCTATAAGAAGCGTTCTCACAAATACCTGCCAAAATTACATCTCCGGAAGAGCTGGCATCAGCAGATACATTAGCAGCGTTCAGATTCTTGACAGATACATCACCAGAACTACTGGCATCAGCAGAGAAATTTGTACAAGATACCTTTTCCAGAATCACATCACCCGAACTATTAGCGGTAGCCGCAAAATCATCACAAGAAATAATGCTTCCTGTTACATCACCGCTACTGCTAGCCTTAACAGTAACTTTCCCACTCGTTTTCAGTCCATTCTTTATAATAATGTCACCAGAGCTGGAAGCTTTCAAGCTGTTCACAGCCGGAGCAGAAACTCTTACTTCCTTTTTATGTTTTCCGTTTATTGAAAAATTGTTTCTTGGCGATTTAAAACCAACCTTAAGTACTCCACCCTCTACACGGACATCAATATAGTCCACCAAATTGTCCGGAGCATATATTTCCACATCCTGTCCACCGGAACTTTGAGTATAGATTACATCCACCGAAGAACTGGTAGAGATAGCATTAAAACTACCCACATTCACTTTTTTGGTAACATAGTTCTTGCTAGGAGTTATTCTCTCTGCACATGCTGTTACCGACACTAACATAAGGGTTACCGTCATTAAAGTTGATACTAATTTTCTCATATTACTTTTGTTTTATTTATTAGACGTTATTTCTATGCCAAACGTTGCAACGTTTGACCATTATTTTTAAAGCAAGATTCATGCCAGCAACATTTATCACTGATAATCAACAAGGTATAAACAAAGCAGGGTGTCCGAAAATGGACACCCTGTACGCTTTTATATGCTTTTTAAAACTATTTCAGTACAAGTTGGAAGACTACAGAAGCAAACCAACGCTTATACATATAAGTAGCCGTAATATAAATACATACCGCCGAAATCCATCCGGCAATAACATCAATCAAATAATGCGCCTGAATATAGACCGTAGCACAACATAGAAGTACATAGAACGGTGCCAAGAAATAACATAGTTTCTTATTAACACGATAGGCCATAATCATCACAATGGTAGATATACCGACATGTGAGCTAGGAAAAGCAGCAGTAGGCCGTTCCCCCACTTCCTGTGAGGCTTCCACCAAATTAAAGAAGAAACCATGATCAAAACCGGGACCAGGCAACAGAATATCATTATTATTAAAATAATCACCGATAGCAGGGAAATGCTGCGCCATCACATTATCCATTCCGATAGCAGGGAAATAAAATTGCGGACCGGCAACCGGAACCAATATATAAATAAGATAATAGATAAAAAACGAAGTGACCAACACAAAAGAAACCTTTTCAAACCACTCAAAACGAAACAAGAAATAATAAATAGTCACAATCCCAATCATTGGATAATAAGCAAAATACCCCATATTAAATGGTTCACTGAACCACATGGAAGGAAAATGTTCACTAAATTCTACCGAAGGCTGGCAACGGAACAAAAACTGCTCCGCCGAAGCGAAGAAATTATCCAGATTGGGAAAAAGACGATTAAATTCAAAGGTATCGGGATACCAATACGCTAAAAATGCCATCTGCACAGCCATTCGTATAAATGCCGTAAGTTTACACGGATACTTACGATACAAATATATTAATGCAAACGTAATGGCCACAATGCCTGCACGCTCCGAAAGCATAATTACAGGGTGATCCATACGAGGAAATAATATTAAAACCATTATGGTCGTGAGGGCATTATATATCAGACTAATGCTCTCGACGGCAAACAATCCTTTCACACTGTCTACCCGTTTGAATAAATTTAAAGCCATCCTTCTTTCTTATACCATGCAATGATTTCCTTTACTCCCTTGTCTAAAGGGTACTCAGGACGATATCCCAGTTCTTCCACCAAGGGTGAAATATCGCATTGCCAATTACGTTGTTTCATTATTTTATATTTGTCAGCATTCAGCGTACTTACCTTTCCCAGGCAACGCGCTGAAAATTCAGCGAGCAAAGATACAACTTTTAAAATAAATAATGGGCATTTAATGTGTATAACCCACGGATTACCAAGTTCTTTTTGTATCAAATCAGAAAAAGTACGGCTGAAATAGACATTTCCGTCACTAACAAAATAGGCGCGCTGCCGCACTCCATGTTCTATTGCCAAAAAAACAGCTTGTACCAAATCTCTCACATAAATAAAGGTAAGATCCTGCCTTTTAAAACCAGGAGCAAAGTCTATATGCTGCTTGATAGACTTCACCATCAGAAAATAATCGCGTTCGCGAGGTCCATAAACTCCAGTAGGACGGAAAATCACTGTCGGAAAATCATTCAATGATTGCAGGTAATGTTCCGACTTTAGCTTACTGACCCCATATGCCGTATTGGGCATTGCCGTATCACGTTCACTAATAGGTGCATAATTATCTTCATGAATAGGACCGAAAATACTAAGTGAACTGATATAAACAAATTGCCGGGGAACCATATCCAAGGTCCTCAAAGCTTCTACAAAATTACGGGTATAAACATAATTACCTTTGTCGAATTCGTCTTTATGACGGCATTTAGTAACACCGGCACAATGAATGATATAATCCCATCCCTGATGCAATTGTTTATGAACAGCCAATTGCTCCGTCAACCTTCCGGGATGAGCAAAATCCAATTCGGCAAATTGAATGCGAGGATCTTTCAAATAGGCACGACTACTGCTTTTACGTACACCAGCCCATACCTGCATATCTCTCTCCAATCCTCCTTCCACCAGGAAACTGCCAATAAATCCGCTTGCTCCGGTTACCAATACTTTCTTTAATCGGCAAGTATTCTTCTGTGCAAATTCTTCGTTATTCATTCTTCGTATTTTATTTCACCGGTT from Phocaeicola dorei encodes the following:
- a CDS encoding IS1595-like element ISBvu2 family transposase, whose product is MKKSMNFLEFIQIVKDENACYDLYEQWKWGDKVVSPFDPTSKVYKCKNHKYKCKNTNRYFTVKTGTCFANSKVPFTKWFYVMWLFAQGKRGISSYQVSRDIDVSQKTAWRMLHKIRKAMTGENDYHLEGEVEIDESFAGGKNANRHKDKKVERCQGRSFKDKVPVFGLIGRNGDLVAKVVSGTGPSKLLPIIRKYVEEGSTIYTDGWDYGEVSEMYNQISVDHGHKYYGITYYNENKETVMITTNTIENAWSVFKRIYATYYHISKKYMQRYVDEFVFRFNTRKLSDSDRFRLLLQYLDIGDYRYAG
- a CDS encoding peptidase U32 family protein, producing MKASIKDFEIMAPVGSRESLAAAIQAGADSIYFGIESLNMRARSASTFTVNDLREIAQICDKHGIKSYLTINTIIYDEDIALMRTIVDAAKEAGISAVIAADVAVMAYCCEVGQEVHLSTQLNISNAGALKFYARFADVVVLARELNLKQVRVIYDTIQKEQIKGPNGELVRIEMFCHGALCMAVSGKCYLSLHEMNASANRGACMQICRRAYDVKDKESDIELEVDNKYIMSPKDLKTIHFMDEMIEAGVRVFKIEGRARGPEYVRTVVECYKEAICSYLEGTFTEEKKQAWDERLKTVFNRGFWNGYYLGQRLGEWSKNYGSEATERKVYVGKGIKYFSNIGVAEFLVEAAEMKVGDKLLITGPTTGAVFLTLDEARVDLKPVDVVRKGQHVSFKVPDKVRPSDKLYKLVSPEDLKKK
- the dusB gene encoding tRNA dihydrouridine synthase DusB; the protein is MKIRNIDLDKYPIFLAPMEDVTDPAFRLMCKKFGADMVYTEFVSADALIRSVGKTMQKLNINDEERPVAVQIYGRDTETMVEAAKIVEEAHPDILDINFGCPVKRVAGKGAGAGMLQNIPLMLEITRAVVDAVKIPVTVKTRLGWDNEHKIIVDLAEQLQDCGIEALTIHGRTRAQMYTGEADWSLIGEVKKNPRMHIPIIGNGDITTPQRAKECFDLYGVDAIMIGRASFGRPWIFKEIKHYIETGKELPALSFEWRLNVLRQEVLDSVNLLDERRGILHVRRHLAASPLFKGIPNFKETRIAMLRAETVKELFSILDYIRGNYGMNC
- a CDS encoding head GIN domain-containing protein, yielding MRKLVSTLMTVTLMLVSVTACAERITPSKNYVTKKVNVGSFNAISTSSSVDVIYTQSSGGQDVEIYAPDNLVDYIDVRVEGGVLKVGFKSPRNNFSINGKHKKEVRVSAPAVNSLKASSSGDIIIKNGLKTSGKVTVKASSSGDVTGSIISCDDFAATANSSGDVILEKVSCTNFSADASSSGDVSVKNLNAANVSADASSSGDVILAGICENASYRASSSGDVKAKGMKAVNVTASASSSGDVECYVTGSLTAKASSSGEVAYKGNPKNIDFSPKRGLRKIE
- a CDS encoding phosphatase PAP2 family protein: MALNLFKRVDSVKGLFAVESISLIYNALTTIMVLILFPRMDHPVIMLSERAGIVAITFALIYLYRKYPCKLTAFIRMAVQMAFLAYWYPDTFEFNRLFPNLDNFFASAEQFLFRCQPSVEFSEHFPSMWFSEPFNMGYFAYYPMIGIVTIYYFLFRFEWFEKVSFVLVTSFFIYYLIYILVPVAGPQFYFPAIGMDNVMAQHFPAIGDYFNNNDILLPGPGFDHGFFFNLVEASQEVGERPTAAFPSSHVGISTIVMIMAYRVNKKLCYFLAPFYVLLCCATVYIQAHYLIDVIAGWISAVCIYITATYMYKRWFASVVFQLVLK
- a CDS encoding NAD-dependent epimerase/dehydratase family protein — translated: MNNEEFAQKNTCRLKKVLVTGASGFIGSFLVEGGLERDMQVWAGVRKSSSRAYLKDPRIQFAELDFAHPGRLTEQLAVHKQLHQGWDYIIHCAGVTKCRHKDEFDKGNYVYTRNFVEALRTLDMVPRQFVYISSLSIFGPIHEDNYAPISERDTAMPNTAYGVSKLKSEHYLQSLNDFPTVIFRPTGVYGPRERDYFLMVKSIKQHIDFAPGFKRQDLTFIYVRDLVQAVFLAIEHGVRQRAYFVSDGNVYFSRTFSDLIQKELGNPWVIHIKCPLFILKVVSLLAEFSARCLGKVSTLNADKYKIMKQRNWQCDISPLVEELGYRPEYPLDKGVKEIIAWYKKEGWL